Proteins from a single region of Chryseobacterium sp. T16E-39:
- a CDS encoding class I lanthipeptide — protein MKKVKKLSLKKEKISSLTNSDMQSIKGGLGDPNAKTAPGSVGSSNHDFTCCWCTGGGPQPTESCGSTCPTDTNTTNPMSAGQLTCVSCP, from the coding sequence ATGAAAAAAGTGAAAAAACTATCTCTAAAGAAAGAGAAAATCTCATCTTTAACAAATTCAGACATGCAATCTATTAAAGGTGGGCTGGGAGATCCTAACGCTAAAACGGCTCCTGGAAGTGTGGGAAGTTCTAATCATGACTTTACTTGTTGCTGGTGCACTGGTGGTGGACCACAGCCTACAGAAAGTTGCGGGAGTACTTGTCCTACAGATACGAATACTACAAACCCAATGAGTGCAGGACAGCTGACTTGTGTAAGCTGTCCTTAG
- a CDS encoding lantibiotic dehydratase, which translates to MNNLFSKSILRTPVYSLQDYSVLLSLDKRALFDFLKKDDFFLYALYTSSPDLYNTFISIVDFDEKLHNKILLSCYKYYSRMCTRCVPFGLFSGVNAIKHEKNNQNNHIVRNGEIKTHTRLDSNYYNVLHQSFSEDPDLNLKYFTNTSLYKLGNVYRYTEYISDSDSGKRKYILSQIESDKILNRIIRLCKKGAYIDDILKIVIDEGYEIEESKEYIISLIESQVIINNFSTSTIGDAPEKFLLREYEKKEDSGEFTFLNEVNDLINHIDESDFKTSFTKTRELETLLLTKTPPKNDSIYFHKEVYFDSGEYDFESSKLIKNAVDHLSFIGQKVNPSNTRISKFVDAYRKRYGDTIRKLTDVLDIESGIGYGNFLNSGGIDDSNILTGLKNSPSSFPTIDLSEVDLFLINKIKNESNSKEIIIQEKELQQFKEKNQNRNYEGATFSFMCNIYEDEREKKYIYLNSVGGNATKLIGRFTNGNKDIKELAQEISKYETNHYSDYICAELDYIPESSLGNVIHRDQFRDFKMSFLGGVEQDILIDDLLIQIEYNKVVLLTKKGEKILPFFSNAFNIGHPKNLPLFELLVDILNQFEASNVSFFDIKHYHAFLNHIPRIAINNTIIHRESWMISMENLKISKETVFTENLSKDIRDHLQKLNIPVNFIIADGDNELVINYENILALEIFFNDIKKKKSLIIYEWLPNELNSIIKSPENNSNYNNEFLFLKKNKSNTELQVRSNTSLKTNTITANMLPYSEWVYFKIDIGNKTVDNFLLSLNPVIKKLLTQEVIKQFFFIKYVEASFQLRIRFLLTDIKNYVTLLNTFVPFIEKYITNKQIVKFSIDTYEREVVRYAGEKIVDFESIFFHDSILSIEMIKKGRLNNKPVWMYCLEYIYILLENVLKDDEMIYKYVELMKGTFDKEFNANKFTTKSINSKYDRHSKDILDTVIQNTYSLSLKNKHLKAIIELIGKLKSENEDKIFMHLSNIIHMHIIRVVQNENRSYEYLIYSFLFKSLKTKKHVSLKTK; encoded by the coding sequence ATGAACAATTTATTTTCAAAAAGTATTTTAAGAACACCTGTGTATTCTTTGCAGGATTATAGTGTTCTCTTGTCATTAGATAAAAGAGCTTTATTTGATTTTTTAAAGAAAGACGATTTTTTTTTATATGCTTTATATACTTCTTCGCCAGACTTATATAATACTTTCATTTCCATTGTGGATTTTGATGAAAAACTTCACAATAAAATATTGTTAAGCTGTTATAAATATTATAGTAGAATGTGTACCAGATGCGTACCATTTGGCTTGTTTTCGGGGGTTAATGCTATAAAACACGAAAAAAATAATCAAAATAATCACATCGTTAGGAATGGAGAAATAAAGACCCATACAAGACTGGATTCTAATTATTACAATGTACTGCACCAGTCTTTTAGTGAGGATCCTGATCTTAATTTAAAATATTTCACCAACACAAGTTTATATAAACTAGGAAATGTATACCGATATACAGAATATATTTCTGATAGCGACTCAGGTAAGAGAAAGTATATTTTATCGCAAATTGAATCCGATAAAATACTCAATCGAATTATCAGGTTATGTAAAAAAGGGGCGTATATTGATGATATTTTAAAAATAGTAATAGATGAGGGGTATGAGATAGAAGAATCTAAAGAGTACATCATTTCATTAATTGAATCGCAGGTTATCATCAATAATTTTTCGACATCAACCATTGGAGATGCTCCTGAGAAGTTTTTATTGAGAGAATATGAGAAAAAAGAAGATTCTGGAGAATTTACATTTCTGAATGAAGTAAATGATTTAATTAATCATATTGATGAATCTGATTTTAAAACATCTTTTACAAAAACCCGAGAGCTGGAAACCCTGCTTTTAACTAAGACTCCTCCAAAAAATGATAGTATATACTTTCATAAAGAAGTATACTTTGATTCCGGAGAATATGACTTTGAAAGCTCAAAGCTAATAAAAAATGCAGTCGATCATTTAAGTTTTATAGGGCAAAAAGTTAATCCTTCAAATACCCGAATTTCAAAATTTGTGGATGCCTACAGAAAGCGCTATGGCGATACCATTCGAAAGCTAACAGATGTATTAGACATCGAATCTGGTATAGGCTATGGTAATTTCTTAAATTCCGGAGGTATTGATGATAGCAATATATTAACAGGATTAAAAAATAGTCCTAGTAGTTTTCCAACAATAGATTTAAGTGAGGTAGATTTATTTCTGATCAATAAAATAAAAAATGAGTCCAACTCCAAAGAAATTATAATTCAGGAAAAGGAACTTCAGCAGTTTAAAGAAAAAAATCAAAACCGGAATTATGAGGGCGCGACATTTTCTTTTATGTGCAATATTTATGAAGATGAACGGGAAAAGAAATATATCTATTTAAACAGTGTAGGCGGAAACGCAACCAAGTTGATTGGAAGATTTACAAATGGGAATAAAGATATTAAGGAGCTGGCTCAGGAAATCTCTAAATATGAAACTAACCATTACTCAGACTATATTTGTGCGGAATTAGACTATATTCCCGAATCTTCTCTTGGAAATGTGATTCACAGAGACCAGTTTAGAGATTTTAAAATGTCTTTTTTAGGAGGAGTTGAGCAGGATATACTAATCGATGATCTATTAATTCAAATTGAATATAATAAAGTAGTACTCTTGACTAAAAAGGGTGAAAAAATATTGCCTTTCTTTTCTAATGCATTTAATATTGGGCATCCTAAAAATTTACCATTATTTGAATTGCTTGTAGATATTCTCAACCAGTTTGAAGCTTCTAACGTGAGCTTTTTCGATATAAAACATTACCATGCTTTTCTAAATCATATTCCGAGAATTGCAATTAATAATACGATAATACATCGGGAAAGTTGGATGATTTCAATGGAAAATTTGAAGATTTCGAAAGAAACCGTCTTTACAGAAAATTTGTCCAAAGATATTAGAGATCACCTGCAAAAATTAAATATTCCAGTAAATTTTATTATTGCTGATGGTGATAATGAATTGGTTATAAATTATGAGAATATTTTGGCTTTGGAGATTTTCTTTAATGATATTAAAAAGAAAAAATCATTGATCATTTACGAATGGTTACCCAATGAGCTGAACTCAATAATTAAGTCTCCTGAAAATAATTCAAATTATAATAATGAATTTTTGTTCTTGAAAAAGAATAAAAGTAACACTGAGCTTCAGGTAAGATCCAACACGAGTCTTAAAACGAATACGATAACGGCTAATATGCTTCCGTATTCGGAATGGGTTTATTTTAAAATAGATATAGGAAATAAAACAGTGGATAACTTCCTGTTAAGTTTGAATCCAGTAATAAAAAAACTACTTACTCAAGAAGTAATTAAGCAGTTCTTCTTTATAAAATATGTTGAAGCTTCTTTTCAGTTGAGAATTAGATTTCTTCTCACTGATATAAAAAATTACGTAACCCTTTTAAATACTTTTGTTCCGTTTATTGAAAAATATATTACTAATAAACAAATAGTAAAATTTTCAATTGATACTTATGAAAGAGAAGTTGTAAGATATGCGGGAGAGAAAATAGTCGATTTTGAAAGCATCTTTTTTCATGATAGTATTCTGTCAATTGAAATGATTAAAAAAGGGAGGTTGAACAATAAGCCTGTATGGATGTATTGTTTGGAATATATTTATATACTATTGGAAAACGTTTTGAAAGACGATGAAATGATATATAAATATGTTGAATTGATGAAGGGTACATTCGATAAAGAATTTAATGCCAACAAGTTTACCACTAAATCTATTAATTCAAAATATGATAGACATAGTAAAGATATTCTTGATACTGTAATCCAGAATACCTATAGTCTAAGTCTTAAAAATAAACATCTCAAAGCTATAATAGAACTGATTGGAAAACTGAAAAGTGAAAATGAAGATAAAATCTTTATGCATTTAAGTAATATTATCCATATGCATATAATTAGGGTCGTCCAAAACGAAAATAGATCGTATGAATATTTGATTTACTCTTTTCTATTTAAGTCACTTAAAACTAAAAAACATGTTTCTTTGAAAACAAAATAA
- a CDS encoding outer membrane beta-barrel protein, translating into MKQIFSIALLGLSVFASAQLSLAAKANLIFPTGSPSWKNISNTASAAIDNTGKNNVGFNVGLSLKANLPMAFFLMPELYYTTFRNEFTDPASNTTFKIKNNRIDLPVLVGHKVLGDMLGVFIGPVASYNLSKEDTFNDFKENARDNFTVGYQFGAQVEIKKLLINARYEGAFSKDQRNFINRVSGEEIRYDNRPNLFMVGVGYKF; encoded by the coding sequence ATGAAACAAATATTTAGTATAGCACTATTAGGTTTATCAGTATTTGCTTCAGCGCAGCTTTCTCTTGCCGCTAAAGCAAACCTGATTTTTCCAACCGGATCTCCTTCTTGGAAGAATATATCTAATACCGCAAGTGCAGCAATAGACAATACAGGTAAAAATAATGTTGGATTCAATGTTGGACTTTCCCTGAAAGCGAATCTTCCTATGGCATTTTTTTTAATGCCGGAATTGTACTACACCACATTTAGGAACGAATTTACAGACCCGGCTTCTAATACGACATTCAAGATTAAAAACAATCGTATTGATCTACCTGTTCTTGTTGGGCACAAGGTACTAGGAGATATGCTGGGTGTATTTATAGGACCTGTAGCAAGTTACAACCTAAGTAAGGAAGATACATTCAACGATTTTAAAGAAAATGCAAGAGATAATTTCACCGTTGGTTATCAATTTGGAGCACAGGTTGAAATAAAGAAATTACTCATCAATGCAAGATACGAAGGCGCATTTAGTAAAGATCAAAGGAATTTTATAAACAGAGTATCTGGTGAAGAGATCAGATATGATAACCGTCCCAATCTATTTATGGTAGGTGTCGGATATAAATTTTAA
- a CDS encoding ABC transporter ATP-binding protein: MIEVKNLKKSFEEVEVLKGISTSFDKGKVNLIIGQSGSGKTVFLKSLLNVYQPSSGEILFDGKDINTMSRDEKQHLRSEIGTVFQGSALFDSLTVEENIMFPLDMFTNLTFREKKKRVFEVIGRVHLDKANRKYPSEISGGMQKRVAIARAIVNNPKYLFCDEPNSGLDPYTSNVIDDLLLEITKEYNTTTIINTHDMNSVMTIGEKIVYLRLGIKEWEGNKDILITAGNKNLIDFVYSSELFKELRVYLLENNKTIENTITKLDENETNI, from the coding sequence ATGATTGAGGTAAAAAATCTTAAAAAAAGTTTTGAAGAGGTTGAAGTCCTTAAAGGAATTTCCACTTCTTTTGATAAAGGAAAAGTAAATTTAATTATAGGACAGAGTGGATCAGGGAAAACAGTTTTCCTTAAGAGTCTGTTGAATGTTTATCAGCCATCTTCGGGAGAAATTCTTTTTGATGGTAAAGATATCAACACGATGTCCAGAGATGAGAAGCAGCACCTGCGTTCCGAAATTGGGACGGTATTTCAAGGCAGTGCGTTATTTGACTCCCTAACGGTTGAGGAAAATATTATGTTTCCTTTGGACATGTTTACAAATTTAACTTTCAGGGAAAAGAAAAAAAGAGTTTTTGAAGTTATTGGAAGGGTACACCTGGATAAAGCGAACAGAAAATATCCATCTGAGATTTCCGGGGGTATGCAAAAAAGGGTAGCTATTGCAAGAGCTATTGTAAACAATCCCAAATATTTATTCTGTGATGAGCCAAACTCAGGATTGGATCCTTATACATCGAATGTCATCGATGATCTATTGCTTGAAATTACCAAGGAATATAACACAACGACTATCATTAATACACATGATATGAATTCCGTAATGACAATAGGCGAAAAAATTGTTTATTTAAGATTAGGAATCAAAGAATGGGAAGGCAATAAAGACATTCTCATTACAGCAGGCAATAAAAATCTGATCGACTTCGTTTATTCATCAGAACTATTTAAGGAATTGCGAGTGTATTTACTCGAGAATAATAAAACTATAGAAAATACGATCACAAAACTAGACGAAAATGAAACAAATATTTAG
- a CDS encoding class I lanthipeptide: MKKTKKLSLKKEKISSLTNSDMQSIKGGEGDPNAKTAPGSAGSSNNDFTCCWCTGGPNSTTCNTGPVGPTNPTTGGNLTCVSCP; this comes from the coding sequence ATGAAAAAAACAAAAAAACTATCATTAAAGAAGGAGAAGATTTCTTCTTTAACAAACTCAGACATGCAATCAATTAAAGGAGGAGAGGGAGACCCAAATGCTAAAACAGCTCCTGGAAGTGCTGGAAGCTCTAATAATGACTTTACTTGCTGCTGGTGTACAGGGGGACCTAACTCAACAACATGTAACACTGGTCCAGTAGGCCCAACTAACCCAACAACTGGAGGAAATCTTACTTGCGTAAGCTGCCCTTAA
- a CDS encoding GLPGLI family protein: protein MKNNILLILIFFVVMAKSQTHRFVYDVLYKKDSTSNILTKENYILDIGKNEVLYYTRDFYVADSLITNNIPFPKEMKLNTSNIVSHKIGSNSYDEYDLLENTVLKLQTDNSQNWKLTDEKKKLKNISVQKATTNWGGRTWIAWFTSDIPFQEGPFKFHGLPGLIVEVYDTKNNYRFELVRSTKVDKIIENQFITMSKQMSIPVTWEKYKSTRLKYYESPIGFIRNGMPVSKDDQFFLNDGTKVNSNNLRDINQNLRARIKKYNNPAELDRAIIYP, encoded by the coding sequence ATGAAAAATAATATTTTACTCATTCTTATCTTTTTTGTTGTTATGGCAAAATCTCAAACCCACAGATTTGTCTATGATGTCTTGTACAAAAAGGATTCAACATCTAACATTCTTACAAAGGAAAACTATATTTTAGACATTGGGAAGAATGAGGTATTATACTACACCAGAGATTTCTACGTTGCTGATTCCCTTATCACAAACAATATTCCATTTCCTAAAGAGATGAAATTAAATACATCCAATATTGTTTCACACAAAATAGGAAGCAATAGCTATGATGAATATGATCTCCTTGAAAACACCGTTTTAAAACTTCAGACAGATAATTCACAAAATTGGAAACTAACGGATGAAAAAAAAAAACTAAAGAACATTAGCGTACAAAAAGCTACAACCAACTGGGGAGGAAGAACCTGGATTGCCTGGTTCACATCTGATATCCCATTTCAAGAGGGACCTTTTAAGTTTCATGGGTTACCAGGCTTAATCGTTGAAGTATATGATACTAAAAATAATTATAGATTTGAATTGGTAAGATCAACGAAAGTTGACAAAATCATAGAAAATCAGTTTATAACAATGTCCAAACAAATGAGTATCCCTGTAACATGGGAAAAATATAAGAGTACTCGTCTTAAATATTATGAGTCCCCGATCGGTTTTATTAGAAATGGAATGCCGGTTTCAAAAGATGATCAGTTTTTTTTAAATGACGGAACAAAAGTCAACTCAAACAATTTAAGGGATATCAACCAAAATTTACGTGCACGGATAAAAAAATATAATAACCCTGCTGAATTGGATAGAGCTATTATATATCCTTAG
- a CDS encoding class I lanthipeptide, which produces MKKVKKLSLKKEKISSLTNSDMQSIKGGLGDPTAKTAPGSAGSSNHDFTCCWCTGGNTPQPTESCGNTCPPDTGLTLQNTCA; this is translated from the coding sequence ATGAAAAAAGTGAAAAAACTATCATTAAAGAAAGAGAAGATCTCTTCTTTAACAAACTCGGACATGCAATCTATTAAAGGAGGATTAGGAGATCCTACTGCTAAAACAGCTCCTGGAAGCGCAGGAAGTTCTAATCATGACTTTACTTGTTGCTGGTGTACCGGAGGAAATACCCCACAGCCTACAGAAAGTTGTGGAAACACCTGCCCTCCTGATACAGGTCTGACGCTGCAAAATACTTGTGCTTAA
- a CDS encoding lanthionine synthetase LanC family protein, translated as MDSILLNDKINEITNSLYDINYEKMPISLFEGIGGISFFFFEKINSKYATEKDKEFFVYLIELLVEKLNGEHYSFTYCDGLCGTAFILKKYQALLNQYDYDLDDLLDDLDSILLDGLEKMSEQEDINTDFLHGSFGLLYYFVFYKEKSSQFKSLYIKNIHSVIAYINRGKTNDESKINYGLAHGLGSIMNIIKLYLENIDEHCETSKYCLNLCCEMFTTPKIDFSLPSLFPSISPIKDFNNNAAKHPVHLGWCYGDQTISTFLYNISTFENNPELKQISSDIANHWIKRDSIKKALLDENFYDYMMCHGVGSVALYNKIWFNMTGNESFYKNYLFFMDDLLAQKENEENVAGYKRAVINYEYEKSYGILTGISGVGLLLLDTADMERKSWYDLFLI; from the coding sequence ATGGATAGTATTTTATTAAATGATAAAATAAATGAGATCACCAATTCTTTATATGATATTAATTACGAAAAGATGCCAATTTCACTGTTTGAAGGAATAGGAGGCATATCTTTTTTTTTTTTTGAGAAGATAAATTCTAAATATGCGACCGAAAAAGACAAAGAATTTTTTGTTTATCTAATCGAACTATTGGTAGAGAAATTAAATGGAGAACATTACTCTTTTACCTACTGTGACGGATTATGCGGAACTGCATTTATACTTAAAAAATACCAAGCACTGCTTAATCAATACGATTATGATCTAGATGACCTCTTGGATGATCTGGATTCCATTTTACTGGATGGATTGGAAAAAATGTCTGAACAGGAGGATATAAATACGGACTTTTTACACGGTTCATTTGGACTATTATACTATTTTGTTTTTTACAAAGAAAAAAGTTCCCAATTTAAATCGCTTTATATAAAAAATATCCATAGTGTTATTGCTTACATCAACAGAGGTAAAACAAATGATGAATCAAAAATAAACTATGGCTTAGCCCATGGTTTAGGTTCAATAATGAACATTATAAAATTATATTTAGAGAATATTGATGAACATTGTGAGACTTCTAAATATTGCTTAAATCTATGTTGCGAAATGTTTACTACTCCTAAAATAGATTTTAGCCTGCCGTCATTATTCCCTAGTATTTCTCCAATTAAAGATTTTAATAATAATGCGGCTAAACATCCTGTTCATCTTGGATGGTGCTATGGAGATCAAACGATTTCTACATTTCTGTATAATATATCAACCTTCGAAAACAATCCTGAATTAAAACAAATCTCCTCGGATATTGCAAATCATTGGATAAAAAGAGATTCTATTAAGAAAGCTTTATTAGATGAAAATTTTTATGATTATATGATGTGCCACGGAGTAGGTTCTGTTGCCTTGTATAATAAAATATGGTTTAACATGACCGGAAATGAGTCTTTCTACAAAAACTATCTTTTTTTCATGGATGACCTGCTGGCTCAGAAAGAAAATGAGGAAAATGTTGCAGGATACAAAAGAGCGGTTATTAATTATGAATATGAGAAGAGTTACGGAATATTAACAGGTATTTCCGGTGTTGGTCTTCTTCTTCTGGATACTGCTGATATGGAAAGAAAATCGTGGTATGATCTATTTTTAATTTAA
- a CDS encoding c-type cytochrome codes for MKRIIAIASFTAVLVASCTPKSSTATSAIGPAVSTAEQIAQGKTIFESSCTRCHKLPDPTSHNSVQWVGIMNSMAPKAKLTDEQHQWVYDYIVSVKK; via the coding sequence ATGAAAAGAATAATCGCTATAGCATCTTTTACTGCTGTTTTGGTAGCTTCATGTACCCCAAAATCATCAACAGCAACCTCCGCTATAGGCCCTGCCGTATCTACTGCCGAACAAATTGCCCAGGGAAAAACAATTTTTGAAAGCTCTTGTACAAGATGTCATAAACTGCCGGATCCCACTTCACATAATTCTGTTCAATGGGTAGGCATTATGAACTCTATGGCTCCAAAAGCAAAATTGACCGATGAACAGCACCAATGGGTTTATGATTATATTGTTTCTGTGAAAAAGTAA
- a CDS encoding M48 family metallopeptidase, producing MKITYLLGAGAVALSLIACTTNPITGRSSLQIANNSEILTMSSQEYKTTLAKSKIISGTADAKRVVSVGSRIKSAAERYYQSIGRSADLANYSWEFNLLQSNELNAWCMPGGKVAVYTGILPVTKNDNGLAVVLGHEVSHALAGHGNERISQAMVAQYGGSILGGTISNSQWAGIFQKVYPIGSQVALLKYGRNQESEADQMGLQLMSMAGYDPREAIPFWNRMEAASSGNRQPEFLSTHPNPETRISDIQKNLPKALEYYKNAGGKI from the coding sequence ATGAAAATAACTTATCTATTAGGAGCAGGAGCAGTAGCTTTATCACTTATAGCCTGTACCACAAACCCTATTACGGGTAGATCTTCTTTACAGATAGCGAATAATTCCGAAATATTAACAATGTCTTCTCAGGAGTATAAAACGACATTGGCTAAATCTAAAATTATTTCAGGAACTGCAGATGCAAAAAGGGTAGTAAGCGTTGGTAGCAGGATAAAAAGTGCTGCTGAAAGATATTATCAAAGTATAGGTAGATCAGCTGATCTTGCTAACTATAGCTGGGAGTTTAATCTTCTTCAGAGTAATGAGTTGAATGCCTGGTGTATGCCTGGTGGAAAAGTAGCCGTGTATACCGGAATTTTACCTGTAACTAAAAATGATAATGGATTAGCGGTTGTATTAGGTCACGAAGTTTCCCATGCTTTGGCTGGTCATGGAAATGAAAGGATTTCGCAGGCTATGGTCGCTCAGTATGGTGGTAGTATTTTAGGCGGAACGATTTCCAATTCACAGTGGGCAGGTATTTTTCAGAAGGTATATCCAATTGGCTCTCAGGTTGCTTTACTAAAGTATGGTAGAAATCAGGAATCAGAAGCTGATCAGATGGGATTACAATTAATGTCTATGGCAGGTTATGATCCTAGAGAAGCCATTCCTTTCTGGAATAGAATGGAAGCTGCATCTTCAGGAAACAGGCAACCTGAATTTTTATCGACTCACCCAAATCCTGAAACAAGGATCTCTGATATTCAGAAAAACTTACCTAAGGCACTGGAGTATTATAAAAATGCCGGCGGGAAAATATAA
- a CDS encoding DUF1049 domain-containing protein, which produces MKSISITGLILLAVSALLFYLTTDFAVEQIKLSHIMGIMGGIGIGLIIGGMVGYLSKGSAIKEEQKRKEFKQLQKDKEELEKQAAEIAKRQIELENQNKNPQI; this is translated from the coding sequence ATGAAAAGTATATCAATTACAGGACTTATACTTTTAGCAGTATCAGCATTACTTTTTTACCTAACGACAGACTTTGCTGTTGAACAGATCAAACTTTCCCACATAATGGGAATTATGGGAGGGATCGGAATTGGTCTCATCATTGGCGGAATGGTAGGGTATTTGAGTAAAGGCAGTGCTATAAAAGAAGAGCAAAAAAGAAAAGAATTTAAGCAGCTGCAAAAAGATAAAGAAGAATTGGAAAAGCAGGCAGCAGAAATTGCTAAAAGACAAATAGAACTGGAAAATCAAAATAAAAATCCTCAAATATAA
- the meaB gene encoding methylmalonyl Co-A mutase-associated GTPase MeaB, which translates to MKFSTRDLIDGIRSGDKRLIGKAITLVESKKAEHRLQAEELLKEIMPYTGKSVRVGITGVPGAGKSTFIENFGRLAIAHHKKVAVLAIDPSSAINKGSILGDKTRMEELAKEENAFIRPSPSSGFLGGVANTTFETMMICEAAGYDYILIETVGVGQSEVLVADITDVFLFLKITGGGDELQGIKRGIMEMVDIIFINKVDESNLQKAKNTKLELKRALDFIPPKEEGWKVPILLGSALRNEGLGDVYNAIDEFINQKKKNERFEGVRTQQAEKRFEYWVQEYILATLKKSNSVEEAYLQHKKNASAMVSNPSTEAKLFVERFLSDGSDKD; encoded by the coding sequence ATGAAATTTTCTACCAGAGACTTAATAGATGGAATACGATCAGGAGATAAACGCCTTATCGGAAAAGCTATTACTTTAGTTGAAAGTAAAAAAGCTGAACATCGCCTGCAAGCAGAAGAATTGCTTAAGGAAATAATGCCTTATACCGGAAAATCTGTAAGGGTAGGTATCACGGGAGTTCCCGGTGCCGGTAAATCCACATTTATTGAAAATTTCGGACGATTAGCTATAGCCCATCATAAAAAGGTCGCGGTTCTTGCAATTGATCCAAGTTCAGCAATCAACAAAGGAAGTATCCTGGGAGATAAAACCAGGATGGAAGAATTGGCAAAAGAAGAAAATGCATTCATCAGGCCTTCTCCAAGTTCCGGCTTTTTGGGAGGAGTTGCCAACACCACTTTTGAAACCATGATGATTTGTGAGGCTGCAGGTTATGATTATATTCTTATAGAAACCGTTGGAGTGGGTCAGTCTGAAGTTCTGGTAGCCGACATTACAGACGTTTTTCTATTTCTGAAAATTACTGGAGGGGGAGATGAGCTTCAGGGCATCAAGAGAGGAATAATGGAAATGGTAGATATTATTTTCATTAATAAAGTAGATGAAAGTAATTTGCAAAAGGCAAAAAATACAAAACTAGAATTGAAAAGAGCCCTGGATTTTATTCCGCCTAAAGAGGAAGGTTGGAAAGTTCCCATTTTACTTGGTTCTGCTCTTCGTAATGAAGGATTAGGTGATGTTTATAATGCAATTGATGAATTTATCAATCAAAAGAAAAAAAACGAACGTTTTGAAGGTGTGAGAACCCAACAGGCAGAAAAAAGATTCGAGTATTGGGTACAGGAATATATTCTGGCAACATTGAAAAAGAGTAATTCGGTTGAAGAAGCGTATCTCCAGCACAAAAAAAATGCTTCGGCAATGGTTTCTAATCCAAGTACCGAAGCTAAATTGTTTGTTGAAAGGTTTCTATCCGATGGAAGTGATAAAGATTAA
- a CDS encoding cytochrome C has translation MKKLVLSIVLGSAFMVSCGPKSVAVTGPKYTASEQLAQGKTVFENSCNKCHKLPDPAKHDDQGWIKTLSRMAPKAKLTDDQHQMVYDYLISVNKK, from the coding sequence ATGAAAAAGTTAGTTTTAAGTATTGTTTTAGGTTCGGCTTTTATGGTTTCATGTGGACCGAAAAGTGTAGCAGTAACAGGACCGAAGTATACAGCATCTGAACAGCTTGCTCAGGGAAAAACTGTTTTTGAAAATTCCTGCAACAAATGCCATAAATTGCCAGACCCGGCAAAGCATGATGATCAGGGATGGATAAAAACATTAAGCAGAATGGCTCCAAAAGCTAAACTGACCGATGACCAGCACCAAATGGTTTATGACTATCTGATTTCCGTAAATAAAAAATAA
- a CDS encoding DUF4251 domain-containing protein yields the protein MKKYISLIFILGLIFFFQSCSSQNTGDSKMVDALVSSEEFTFHAERANPTNYDVIKVMNSMPNSTSTRILQLNGDYTVEIKKNNLDVTLPYFGRLFNPTYGNTNNNSYRFTSKDFTINKSQNKKGNWTLRIKLNDVNNVDEINIEVYKNGKAFTSVRSNDRQPITYDGFVSKNDPEPAP from the coding sequence ATGAAAAAATATATTTCACTTATATTTATTTTGGGACTTATCTTCTTTTTCCAAAGCTGTTCATCTCAAAATACAGGTGATTCTAAAATGGTAGATGCACTTGTAAGTTCTGAGGAATTTACATTTCATGCTGAACGGGCAAATCCTACCAATTATGATGTTATAAAGGTCATGAATTCTATGCCGAATTCGACCTCAACCAGGATTCTGCAACTCAATGGAGACTATACTGTTGAAATTAAGAAAAATAATCTGGATGTCACTTTACCTTATTTCGGAAGACTATTTAATCCTACTTATGGCAATACGAACAACAACAGCTACCGATTTACTTCAAAAGATTTTACCATTAATAAATCGCAGAATAAAAAAGGAAACTGGACGCTAAGGATCAAACTTAATGATGTGAACAATGTTGACGAAATTAATATTGAAGTCTATAAAAACGGGAAAGCTTTTACTTCAGTAAGAAGCAATGACAGGCAACCGATAACATACGATGGATTTGTTTCTAAGAATGATCCTGAACCGGCTCCTTAA